The following proteins are co-located in the Mesorhizobium sp. M1E.F.Ca.ET.045.02.1.1 genome:
- a CDS encoding LysM peptidoglycan-binding domain-containing protein → MAISASKAFLFAAGGLAVVAAVAYGSGALGPYINDQKPADVAALPQAGTKPAESNSTSTEARLPQTQAPASTDNTMAPANKMAPANNAMAPADNTTAPAASAPAAQAPAAGPTLPTFDVVRVEGNGSIVVAGSAAPNARVEILNGGAVLGSTDAGPDGAFAIVLDDPLKPGDYTITLRATAGGVAVASAQTAVVSVPQSPTGQVLAMVEEPGKPSELLTVPQPQAKPAAPAATDQTAAQAPAASAPAATAPAAADQASAPATPAPAAGEPKIAVEAVEIDGSKIFVAGTADPGRKVRAYADDMLLGEAQTSPDGHFLIEAKRDIPVGSYTIHVDGLADDGAKVVARAAVPFEREPGESIAAVAPNEAKPGEAKPAEAKPAAEAPASAATKPATTAPAAEAPAKAAEATPSAGVAETVAPKLEHADGSVIIRRNDTLWRISRRVYGHGTRFSTIYLANQDQIRDPDRIWPGQVFKVPGKSKEGEPADMKAMGDQMTTPPKTE, encoded by the coding sequence ATGGCTATCAGTGCTTCAAAGGCGTTTTTGTTCGCGGCGGGCGGCCTTGCCGTCGTCGCGGCGGTCGCCTACGGGTCGGGCGCGCTCGGCCCTTACATCAACGACCAGAAACCGGCAGACGTCGCGGCACTTCCGCAGGCGGGCACGAAGCCGGCTGAATCCAACAGCACCTCCACCGAGGCGCGCCTGCCGCAGACGCAGGCTCCGGCCAGCACCGACAATACGATGGCTCCGGCCAACAAGATGGCACCCGCCAACAACGCGATGGCGCCGGCGGACAACACGACGGCTCCGGCGGCATCCGCACCGGCCGCTCAGGCGCCCGCTGCCGGTCCGACATTGCCGACCTTCGATGTCGTGCGCGTCGAAGGCAATGGCTCGATCGTCGTCGCCGGCAGTGCCGCGCCCAATGCCAGGGTCGAGATCCTGAACGGTGGGGCGGTGCTCGGCTCGACCGATGCCGGCCCCGACGGCGCCTTCGCTATCGTGCTCGACGACCCGCTGAAGCCGGGCGACTACACGATCACGCTGCGCGCCACCGCCGGCGGCGTTGCCGTCGCCTCGGCGCAGACCGCCGTCGTCTCGGTGCCGCAGAGCCCGACCGGCCAGGTGCTGGCGATGGTCGAGGAGCCGGGCAAGCCGTCCGAGCTGCTCACCGTTCCGCAGCCGCAAGCCAAGCCCGCAGCGCCTGCCGCCACGGATCAGACTGCCGCTCAGGCGCCAGCCGCGTCGGCGCCGGCCGCGACTGCCCCAGCCGCTGCCGATCAGGCTTCCGCCCCCGCAACGCCGGCGCCCGCCGCCGGCGAACCTAAGATCGCCGTCGAGGCGGTCGAGATCGACGGCAGCAAGATTTTCGTCGCCGGCACGGCCGATCCCGGCCGCAAGGTGCGCGCCTATGCCGACGATATGCTGCTCGGAGAAGCGCAGACCTCGCCCGACGGGCATTTCCTGATCGAAGCCAAGCGCGACATCCCGGTCGGCAGCTACACCATCCATGTCGATGGCCTTGCCGACGACGGCGCGAAGGTCGTCGCCCGCGCGGCCGTGCCGTTCGAGCGTGAGCCCGGCGAGTCGATTGCGGCCGTTGCGCCGAACGAGGCCAAGCCCGGCGAGGCGAAACCCGCTGAGGCCAAGCCTGCGGCCGAGGCGCCGGCATCCGCCGCAACGAAACCCGCCACGACCGCCCCGGCCGCCGAGGCTCCGGCCAAGGCCGCGGAAGCGACGCCGTCAGCCGGCGTTGCCGAAACCGTGGCACCGAAGCTCGAGCATGCCGACGGTTCCGTCATCATCCGCCGCAACGACACGCTCTGGCGCATCTCGCGCCGCGTCTACGGCCATGGCACTCGCTTCTCGACCATCTATCTCGCCAACCAGGACCAGATCCGCGACCCCGACCGCATCTGGCCCGGCCAGGTCTTCAAGGTGCCCGGCAAGTCGAAGGAAGGCGAGCCGGCCGACATGAAGGCGATGGGCGACCAGATGACCACGCCGCCGAAGACGGAGTAG
- a CDS encoding antibiotic biosynthesis monooxygenase: MSNENQRNGSVFRVDKFVVPAEARDEILSKVLMTHELLRQQEGFVQDFLLEQFSGPGEFNIVTMVEWESQAAVDKVVPIVRAAHERIAFSPQETIARLGVKADIANYQRVPEV; this comes from the coding sequence ATGAGCAATGAGAATCAACGCAATGGCAGCGTCTTCCGGGTCGACAAGTTCGTCGTCCCGGCGGAAGCGCGCGACGAAATCCTGAGCAAGGTCCTCATGACGCACGAACTGCTGCGCCAGCAGGAAGGCTTCGTGCAGGATTTCCTGCTCGAGCAGTTCTCCGGCCCGGGCGAATTCAACATCGTCACCATGGTCGAATGGGAAAGCCAGGCGGCGGTCGACAAGGTGGTGCCGATCGTCAGGGCCGCGCATGAGCGCATCGCCTTCAGCCCGCAGGAAACGATCGCCCGCCTCGGCGTCAAGGCCGACATAGCCAACTATCAGCGCGTACCGGAGGTGTAG
- a CDS encoding metalloregulator ArsR/SmtB family transcription factor, whose product MIESPSEPHAPDSRAVAATFAALSHPARIEILKHLSASRCCSCREVVDHLDLAQSTVSQHLKILVEAGLVRFEPDRQRSRYAVDHAALAGVSASLRELVNACSPSR is encoded by the coding sequence ATGATCGAATCCCCATCCGAACCCCACGCCCCCGACAGCCGCGCCGTCGCCGCGACGTTTGCCGCACTCTCGCATCCGGCACGCATCGAGATCCTGAAGCACCTCTCCGCCAGCCGCTGTTGCTCATGCCGCGAAGTGGTCGACCATCTCGATCTCGCCCAGTCGACGGTTTCGCAACATCTGAAAATCCTGGTCGAGGCTGGGCTGGTCCGCTTCGAGCCCGACCGTCAGCGCTCGCGCTACGCGGTCGACCATGCGGCGCTCGCCGGCGTCTCCGCCTCGCTTCGTGAACTCGTCAACGCCTGCTCACCCAGCCGCTGA
- a CDS encoding ABC transporter ATP-binding protein/permease gives MAEKTVSAEAGTLATLRNLWPYMWPADRADLRARVTWATLLLVVAKLTLVAGPYFFKWATDALAHGSKTPPPLPAFMLAPVMLVVAYNVLRLVQLGFNQLRDALFARVGQYAVRQLAFRTFVHMHQLSLRFHLERRTGGLSRIIERGTKGIETIVRFIMLNTAPTILEFALTAGIFAYTYGWKYVGVVAVTVWIYVWFTVKASDWRISIRRDMNDSDTDANTKAIDSLLNFETVKYFTNERMEAERFDRSMARYEIAATKTWTSLGWLNFGQGFIFGLGTVIVMCMSALEVQAGTQSVGDFVFINAMLMQLSVPLNFIGFIYREIRQGLTDIEHMFDLLDVPQEIVDKPDAKPLKVGAGKVEFRDVHFSYDPNRKILKGVSFEVPAGKTVAIVGPSGAGKSTISRLLFRFYDVQGGQVLIDGQDIRDVTQESLRAVLGMVPQDTVLFNDTIAYNIRYGRVGAGEEEVRKAAELAQIGPFIAKLPEGYRSMVGERGLKLSGGEKQRVAIARTILKAPPILMLDEATSALDTQTEQEIQAALDLVSKGRTTIVIAHRLSTVISADEIIVLKDGQIAERGTHAALLAKHGLYASMWDRQREATEAEERLRIARESDELGVIVRRRTSEVS, from the coding sequence GTGGCCGAAAAGACCGTATCCGCCGAAGCCGGCACTCTCGCGACCTTGCGCAACCTGTGGCCCTATATGTGGCCGGCCGACCGCGCCGACCTAAGGGCCCGCGTCACTTGGGCGACGCTGCTGCTGGTCGTCGCCAAGCTGACGCTGGTCGCCGGCCCCTATTTCTTCAAATGGGCGACCGATGCGCTGGCTCACGGCTCGAAGACGCCGCCGCCGCTGCCCGCCTTCATGCTCGCGCCGGTGATGCTGGTCGTCGCCTACAACGTGCTGAGGCTGGTGCAGCTCGGCTTCAACCAGTTGCGCGACGCGCTGTTTGCCCGCGTCGGCCAGTATGCGGTGCGCCAGCTTGCCTTCCGCACCTTCGTCCACATGCACCAGCTCTCGTTGCGCTTCCATCTCGAGCGCCGCACCGGCGGCCTGTCGCGCATCATCGAACGCGGCACCAAGGGCATCGAGACGATCGTGCGCTTCATCATGCTGAACACGGCGCCGACCATCCTCGAATTCGCGCTGACCGCCGGCATCTTCGCCTACACCTATGGCTGGAAATACGTGGGCGTGGTGGCGGTGACCGTGTGGATCTATGTCTGGTTCACGGTCAAGGCGAGCGACTGGCGCATCTCGATCCGCCGCGACATGAACGACAGCGACACCGACGCCAACACCAAGGCAATCGACTCGCTGCTCAACTTCGAGACGGTCAAATATTTCACCAACGAGCGCATGGAGGCCGAGCGCTTCGACCGCTCGATGGCCCGCTACGAGATCGCCGCGACGAAAACCTGGACCTCGCTCGGTTGGCTGAATTTCGGCCAGGGCTTCATCTTCGGCCTCGGCACCGTCATCGTCATGTGCATGTCGGCGCTTGAGGTGCAGGCGGGGACGCAGTCGGTCGGCGATTTCGTCTTCATCAACGCCATGCTGATGCAGCTATCGGTGCCGCTCAACTTCATCGGCTTCATTTATCGCGAAATCCGCCAGGGGTTGACCGATATCGAGCACATGTTCGACCTGCTCGACGTGCCCCAGGAGATCGTCGACAAGCCGGATGCAAAGCCGCTGAAGGTCGGCGCCGGCAAGGTCGAGTTCCGCGACGTTCATTTCTCCTACGATCCCAACCGCAAGATACTGAAGGGCGTCTCCTTCGAGGTGCCGGCCGGCAAGACCGTCGCCATCGTCGGCCCCTCCGGCGCCGGCAAGTCGACCATCTCCAGGCTGCTGTTCCGCTTCTACGACGTGCAGGGCGGCCAGGTGCTGATCGACGGCCAGGACATCCGCGACGTGACGCAGGAGAGCCTGCGCGCCGTGCTCGGCATGGTGCCGCAGGATACGGTGCTGTTCAACGACACCATCGCCTACAACATTCGCTACGGCCGCGTCGGCGCCGGCGAGGAGGAGGTGCGCAAGGCGGCCGAGCTCGCCCAGATCGGCCCATTCATCGCCAAGCTGCCCGAGGGCTACCGCTCGATGGTCGGCGAGCGCGGGCTGAAGCTGTCGGGCGGCGAGAAGCAGCGCGTCGCGATCGCCCGCACCATCCTCAAGGCGCCGCCGATCCTGATGCTCGACGAGGCGACCTCGGCCCTGGACACCCAGACCGAGCAGGAGATCCAGGCGGCGCTCGACCTCGTCAGCAAGGGCCGCACCACCATCGTCATCGCGCACCGGCTGTCGACGGTGATCTCGGCCGACGAGATCATCGTGCTCAAGGACGGCCAGATCGCCGAGCGAGGCACCCATGCCGCGCTGCTCGCCAAGCACGGCCTCTACGCCTCGATGTGGGACCGCCAGCGCGAAGCGACCGAAGCCGAGGAGCGGCTGCGAATCGCCCGCGAGAGCGACGAGCTGGGTGTGATCGTGCGGCGGAGGACGTCGGAGGTGAGCTAG
- a CDS encoding L-idonate 5-dehydrogenase: protein MRVVVLRQPLDLHVEERATPSPGAGEVLVRIERGGICGSDLHYFRHGGFGTVRMKEPMILGHEIAGRVEALGAGVSGPAVGTAVAVNPANSCGACAFCRAGQPIHCLDMRFLGSAMRTPHVQGGFAEHLICRAENAVPLTKGSNPSAGAFAEPLAVTLHAVAQAPVYGSRVLIIGAGPIGTLLVLAARFAGAREIVVTDVQDKPLDYAAKAGADRTINVARHADGMNVYAAGKGYFDVIFEAAGQGATVASALHFIKPRGTLVTVGQGATTELSVSMIVTKEIALKGSFRFDTEFALAVDLIGSGRIDVAPLLSNTLPLAEARKAFELASDKSQSMKVQIAFD from the coding sequence ATGCGCGTCGTGGTGCTGCGTCAGCCGCTCGATCTCCATGTCGAGGAGCGCGCCACCCCCTCGCCCGGTGCCGGCGAAGTGCTGGTGCGTATCGAGCGCGGCGGCATCTGCGGCTCGGACCTGCACTATTTCCGCCATGGCGGATTCGGCACCGTGCGCATGAAGGAGCCGATGATCCTCGGCCACGAGATCGCCGGTCGGGTCGAGGCGCTGGGCGCCGGCGTTTCGGGCCCGGCCGTCGGCACGGCTGTCGCGGTCAATCCCGCCAACTCTTGCGGAGCCTGCGCCTTCTGCCGCGCCGGCCAGCCGATCCACTGCCTCGACATGCGTTTCCTGGGCTCGGCGATGCGCACGCCGCATGTGCAAGGCGGCTTTGCCGAGCATCTGATCTGCCGCGCCGAAAATGCCGTGCCACTCACGAAGGGCTCCAACCCTTCCGCCGGCGCCTTCGCCGAGCCGCTTGCGGTGACGCTGCATGCGGTGGCCCAGGCGCCAGTCTATGGCAGCCGGGTGCTGATCATAGGCGCCGGCCCGATCGGCACGCTTTTGGTGCTTGCCGCGCGCTTCGCCGGCGCGCGCGAGATCGTCGTCACCGACGTCCAGGACAAGCCTCTCGACTATGCGGCGAAGGCCGGAGCCGACCGCACCATCAATGTCGCCAGGCACGCCGACGGGATGAATGTCTACGCCGCTGGCAAGGGCTATTTCGACGTCATCTTCGAGGCCGCCGGCCAGGGCGCCACGGTGGCGAGCGCCTTGCACTTCATCAAGCCGCGCGGCACGCTGGTCACCGTCGGGCAAGGCGCGACCACGGAGCTTTCGGTTTCGATGATCGTCACCAAGGAAATCGCGTTGAAGGGCAGCTTCCGCTTCGACACGGAATTCGCTCTGGCCGTCGATTTGATCGGCTCGGGCCGCATCGACGTCGCGCCCCTGCTCAGCAACACGCTGCCGCTCGCCGAGGCCAGGAAAGCCTTCGAGCTGGCGAGCGACAAATCGCAATCGATGAAGGTGCAAATTGCATTCGACTGA
- a CDS encoding muconolactone Delta-isomerase family protein: MQFFALLTRNTQKFSDADFAPLLPPESEQRKTLYAQGAVRQIWNRGDIPGSGMMFEAADEKEVRGHLATLPLIEAGMMDIAAIVPLNPYPGFGPKR; encoded by the coding sequence ATGCAGTTCTTTGCCCTTCTCACCCGCAACACCCAGAAGTTCAGCGACGCCGATTTCGCGCCGCTGCTGCCACCCGAGTCCGAGCAGCGCAAGACCCTCTATGCGCAAGGCGCCGTGCGCCAGATCTGGAACCGCGGCGACATCCCCGGCAGCGGCATGATGTTCGAGGCGGCGGACGAGAAGGAGGTGCGCGGCCATCTCGCCACGCTGCCGCTGATCGAGGCCGGCATGATGGACATCGCGGCGATCGTGCCGCTCAACCCCTATCCTGGCTTCGGTCCGAAGCGCTGA
- a CDS encoding DoxX family protein encodes MSPTELTEKLHARDVILLAGRLLLSLIFVHEGLHLAAHFEGAQKAMAVLGVGTPLLLATIALQLGAGLSVALGVLARLGAIGLGLFCLMTASLFHTNFASQNELLHFEKDLAIAGGMFILALAGPGGLSVDRVLAGYVKSLPV; translated from the coding sequence ATGTCACCGACCGAACTCACCGAGAAGCTTCACGCCAGGGACGTGATCCTGCTTGCCGGCCGCCTGCTCCTATCCCTGATCTTCGTGCATGAAGGATTGCATCTTGCGGCCCATTTCGAGGGCGCTCAGAAGGCGATGGCCGTGCTCGGCGTCGGCACGCCGCTGCTTCTTGCCACCATCGCGCTGCAGCTCGGCGCCGGCCTGTCGGTCGCGCTCGGCGTCCTGGCGCGCCTCGGCGCGATCGGGCTCGGCCTGTTCTGCCTGATGACGGCCAGCCTCTTCCACACCAACTTCGCCAGCCAGAACGAGCTCTTGCATTTCGAGAAGGACTTGGCGATCGCCGGCGGCATGTTCATCCTGGCGCTCGCCGGCCCCGGCGGATTGTCGGTGGATAGGGTGCTGGCTGGATACGTGAAAAGCCTGCCGGTTTGA
- a CDS encoding glucose 1-dehydrogenase: MHSTDYLGRLFGLEGRHAFITGASRGLGLAFAEALAGAGARVTIGGRKAEELKAAGDRLRGDGHTVAEAVIDVTDTQSVDSAIAATEAGAGPIDILVNNAGIQRRAPLESFSDADWDALMATNLDGVFKVSRAVVKGMIARRKGSIINVSSVQSVLARPSIAPYAASKGAITMLTKSMAGEWGQHGVRVNAIAPGYFKTELNAALVADETFSGWLTGRTPMRRWGDVEELAGAAVFLASDAASFVTGQTLLVDGGITSVL; the protein is encoded by the coding sequence TTGCATTCGACTGACTATCTCGGCCGCCTGTTCGGCCTCGAGGGCAGACATGCCTTCATAACCGGCGCCAGCCGCGGGCTGGGGCTTGCCTTCGCCGAGGCGCTTGCCGGCGCCGGCGCGCGCGTCACGATCGGCGGCCGCAAGGCGGAGGAGTTGAAAGCCGCCGGCGACCGCCTACGCGGCGACGGCCACACGGTGGCGGAGGCGGTGATCGACGTGACCGACACGCAGTCGGTCGATAGCGCCATTGCGGCCACGGAAGCCGGTGCCGGCCCGATCGATATCCTGGTCAACAATGCCGGCATCCAGCGCCGCGCGCCGCTGGAAAGTTTCAGCGACGCCGACTGGGACGCACTGATGGCGACCAATCTCGACGGCGTGTTCAAGGTGAGCCGGGCCGTGGTGAAAGGCATGATCGCGCGACGCAAGGGGTCGATCATCAATGTCTCCTCGGTGCAGAGCGTGCTTGCCCGCCCCTCGATCGCGCCCTACGCGGCGAGCAAGGGGGCAATCACCATGCTGACCAAGTCGATGGCCGGCGAATGGGGCCAGCACGGCGTGCGCGTCAACGCGATCGCGCCCGGCTATTTCAAGACCGAGCTCAATGCCGCCCTCGTCGCCGACGAGACGTTCTCCGGCTGGCTCACCGGCCGCACGCCGATGCGGCGCTGGGGCGATGTCGAGGAACTCGCGGGCGCCGCCGTGTTCCTCGCCTCCGACGCCGCCAGCTTCGTGACGGGACAGACGCTGCTGGTGGATGGCGGGATCACGAGCGTGTTGTGA
- a CDS encoding FadR/GntR family transcriptional regulator, producing the protein MAGNQTSSVTDEITNILGREILGGLFPPGATLLGEEEVCVRFGASRSAAREAVKILSAKGLLLTRPRRGSRIRPMKDWNFLDPSVLGWLRESATPRHFIIELLEVRLAFECEAAALAASRNDTNEIAAIREAFEAMRAASSGQGDPVSSDAAFHEAVLAATGNRFFLPLSALIHTALQYSVPTTNALFGHPVGDLHAHGKVLRAIEAGDAAMARQAMHEMLSEVLARVRSAVELTGAS; encoded by the coding sequence TTGGCAGGCAATCAAACCTCGTCGGTGACCGATGAGATAACCAACATTCTCGGCCGCGAGATTCTCGGCGGGCTCTTTCCACCCGGCGCCACGCTGCTTGGCGAGGAGGAGGTCTGCGTCCGCTTCGGGGCCAGCCGAAGCGCAGCGCGTGAGGCGGTGAAGATCCTGTCGGCCAAGGGCCTGCTGCTCACAAGGCCGCGCCGCGGATCGCGCATCCGGCCGATGAAGGACTGGAATTTCTTGGACCCGTCGGTGCTGGGCTGGCTGCGCGAGAGCGCTACGCCGCGCCATTTCATCATCGAACTGCTGGAAGTGCGCCTCGCCTTCGAGTGCGAGGCGGCGGCCCTGGCCGCGAGCCGGAATGACACCAACGAGATCGCCGCCATCCGCGAGGCCTTCGAGGCGATGCGGGCGGCGTCCTCCGGCCAGGGCGATCCGGTGTCGTCGGACGCCGCCTTCCACGAGGCGGTGCTGGCGGCCACCGGCAACCGCTTCTTCCTGCCGCTATCGGCATTGATCCACACGGCGCTGCAATACAGCGTGCCGACCACCAATGCGCTCTTCGGTCACCCGGTGGGCGATCTCCACGCTCATGGAAAGGTGCTGAGGGCGATCGAGGCGGGCGATGCCGCCATGGCGCGCCAAGCCATGCACGAAATGCTGAGCGAGGTGCTGGCCCGAGTCCGCAGCGCGGTGGAATTGACGGGCGCGTCCTAG
- a CDS encoding TIGR00730 family Rossman fold protein: MNTIRSVCVYCGSSPGRDEAYVKAGHLLGRSLAKSGLRLIYGGGTKGIMGAVADGALKAGGKVTGIIPRFLINREATETALDKLDELLITDNMHERKHRMFEKSDAFVALPGGIGTVEEIVEIMTWAQLGHHRKPIVFANVKGFWDPMLSLIEHMAEEGFIHTAHRVKPLVVNDPEAIVAAIMVAGSSVDAPTEGVQAVIDKM, translated from the coding sequence ATGAACACGATTCGATCCGTCTGCGTCTATTGCGGTTCGTCTCCGGGCCGCGACGAGGCTTATGTCAAGGCCGGCCACCTGCTCGGCCGCTCGCTGGCGAAATCCGGCCTGCGCCTGATCTATGGCGGCGGCACCAAGGGGATCATGGGCGCCGTCGCCGACGGGGCGCTGAAAGCCGGCGGCAAGGTGACCGGCATCATCCCGCGCTTCCTGATCAACAGGGAGGCGACGGAAACCGCTCTCGACAAGCTCGACGAGCTTTTGATCACCGACAACATGCACGAGCGCAAGCATAGGATGTTCGAAAAATCCGACGCCTTTGTGGCGCTGCCGGGCGGCATCGGCACGGTCGAGGAGATTGTCGAAATCATGACCTGGGCGCAGCTCGGCCACCACCGCAAGCCGATCGTCTTCGCCAATGTCAAAGGCTTCTGGGACCCGATGCTTTCGCTGATCGAGCACATGGCGGAGGAAGGCTTCATCCACACCGCGCATCGGGTGAAGCCGCTGGTGGTCAACGACCCTGAGGCCATCGTCGCCGCCATCATGGTGGCGGGTTCGTCGGTCGACGCGCCGACGGAAGGCGTGCAGGCGGTGATAGACAAGATGTAG
- a CDS encoding tetratricopeptide repeat protein — MKHALFAVLGGIAVLTAAPIAIAVPAYAVDDIEGADAPDLTAVKAKIDAKDYRSALAELRDLAQDTQQADVYNLLGFTLRKTGDYQTSLTYYTKALELKPDHKAAHEYLGELYVETGDMAKANEQLASLQKLCPAGCEELSDLKQAIDTKATK, encoded by the coding sequence ATGAAACATGCACTTTTCGCGGTTCTCGGCGGCATTGCGGTGCTGACCGCGGCCCCGATCGCCATCGCCGTGCCGGCCTATGCCGTGGACGACATCGAAGGCGCCGACGCGCCGGACCTGACGGCCGTAAAGGCCAAGATCGACGCCAAGGACTATCGAAGCGCGCTGGCCGAGCTGCGCGACCTTGCGCAGGACACCCAGCAGGCCGACGTCTACAACCTGCTCGGCTTCACGCTGCGCAAGACCGGCGACTACCAGACCTCGCTGACCTACTACACCAAGGCGCTGGAGCTTAAGCCCGACCACAAGGCGGCGCACGAATATCTGGGCGAGCTCTATGTCGAGACCGGCGACATGGCCAAGGCCAACGAGCAGCTCGCCTCGCTGCAAAAACTCTGCCCGGCGGGCTGCGAGGAGCTCTCCGACCTTAAACAGGCTATCGACACCAAGGCGACGAAGTAA
- a CDS encoding LysR family transcriptional regulator yields the protein MLDLRQIRYFVAVAEAGNVGRAAEQLHISQSPLSRQIMQLEEQLGVALFERARQRVHLNAEGRAFLAEARALLANAARLEELGRNLASGAAGSLAIGYVEGAVHAGLVADMLREFRRERPDFHLQLKSRRTAAQFEDLRSRALDLGFVYAPAPKGDPDIESMLVRREPLVLAIPEGDPLAGVADIRPGHLDGRVWITVVRQPDDTNRAQFLAACIEAGFVPEIAYETADPLTSLGLVSAGLGLATVQESLRDAAPAGIVFRDLPWFKRSVEIHLAWRRNDRRAVVADLRRALSSRQ from the coding sequence ATGCTCGACCTGCGCCAAATAAGGTATTTCGTCGCCGTCGCCGAGGCCGGCAATGTCGGCCGCGCCGCCGAGCAGCTGCACATCTCGCAGTCACCTTTGAGCCGCCAAATCATGCAGCTCGAGGAGCAGCTCGGCGTGGCGCTGTTCGAGCGCGCCAGGCAGCGTGTCCATCTCAACGCCGAGGGCAGGGCGTTCCTCGCCGAAGCGCGTGCGCTGCTTGCCAACGCCGCCCGGCTGGAAGAGCTCGGCCGCAACCTTGCCAGCGGCGCCGCCGGCAGCCTCGCCATCGGCTATGTCGAAGGCGCGGTGCATGCCGGGCTGGTCGCCGACATGCTGCGCGAATTCCGCCGCGAGCGGCCGGATTTCCATCTACAATTGAAGAGCCGCCGCACGGCGGCGCAATTCGAGGATCTGCGAAGCCGAGCGCTCGACCTTGGCTTCGTCTATGCCCCGGCGCCGAAGGGCGACCCGGATATCGAGAGCATGCTGGTGCGTCGCGAGCCGCTGGTTCTGGCGATACCCGAGGGCGATCCGCTTGCCGGTGTCGCCGACATCCGGCCCGGCCATCTCGACGGCCGCGTCTGGATCACCGTCGTGCGCCAGCCGGACGACACCAACCGCGCCCAGTTCCTGGCGGCCTGCATCGAGGCCGGCTTCGTACCCGAGATCGCCTATGAGACGGCCGACCCGTTGACCTCGCTCGGCCTGGTCAGCGCCGGCCTTGGCCTCGCCACCGTGCAGGAAAGCCTGCGCGACGCGGCGCCAGCCGGCATCGTCTTCCGCGACCTGCCCTGGTTCAAGCGCAGCGTTGAGATCCATCTCGCCTGGCGGCGGAATGACCGGAGGGCGGTGGTTGCGGATTTGAGGAGGGCATTAAGCAGTAGGCAGTAG